In one window of Mytilus trossulus isolate FHL-02 chromosome 7, PNRI_Mtr1.1.1.hap1, whole genome shotgun sequence DNA:
- the LOC134725912 gene encoding uncharacterized protein LOC134725912: protein MAKHVNVSELKGFDWWVQFRNPYDTIEKHASFLGVEIVCFTGTLLTLIHAIRNGGRFRWLWLATVLHGITVECVSYFLPDIDNFWHAQGVVTFLGLRLPLYIALIYPYFIYTASVAVSHMRLPWWGEPFAVGVSVVLIDLPYDIMGIKSLWWTWHDTDPNIYDRHYWVPWTSYYFHATFASGFTFVFHGIRKLLDNQTEKWVSSSFSKELITCVLTGLLGMPLGVLQFLPIYHPLHDTNKLHSEVCVALLFAFYVMIIWSADRSKSESKPTDRKNKYNSEILLQLILHYGFYVILVFISKPENNVVTGLHEPVGACQETVPVYTAFGHVLAKNKYLCLDHYDEAIFDFHCVKNLPKPGTDYYTICGTKFPNHAEYIAVVCGVCTFGFYWFFQIMTQSYSLPRTTQKKVKTN, encoded by the exons ATGGCAAAACACGTTAATGTGTCAGAATTGAAG GGATTTGATTGGTGGGTACAGTTCAGAAATCCATATGATACCATAGAGAAACATGCCTCTTTTCTTGGAGtagaaatagtttgttttacaGGAACTCTGCTAACCCTTATACATG CTATAAGAAATGGTGGTAGATTTCGATGGTTATGGCTGGCAACTGTTCTCCATGGAATAACAGTGGAatgtgtttcttattttttaccAGATATTGATAATTTCTGGCATGCCCAAGGTGTGGTCACCTTCCTAGGACTCAGGCTTCCACTATACATTGCTTTGATAT ATCcgtactttatatatacagccTCTGTAGCAGTGTCCCACATGAGGTTACCCTGGTGGGGAGAACCATTTGCAG ttGGAGTATCAGTCGTATTGATAGACCTGCCCTATGACATCATGGGTATAAAGTCGTTATGGTGGACCTGGCATGACACAGATCCTAACATTTACGATCGGCATTATTGGGTGCCGTGGACAAGCTATTACTTCCATGCAACATTTGCTTCTGGATTCACATTTGTGTTCCATGGAATAAGAAAACTTCTggataatcaaacagaaaaatggGTCTCATCAAG tttttccAAGGAGCTTATCACATGTGTATTAACTGGACTTCTTGGAATGCCATTAGGAGTTTTACAATTCTTACCAATCTACCATCCCCTCCATGATACCAACAAACTACACTCAGAAGTTTGTGTTGCTCTGCTATTTGCTTTCTATGTTATGATTATATGGTCTGCAGACAGATCTAAATCTGAAAGCAAACCAACAGATAGGAAAA ataaatacAATAGTGAGATCCTGCTTCAATTGATCCTCCATTATGGATTCTACGTCATCCTTGTATTCATATCTAAACCAGAGAATAATGTAGTCACAGGTCTACATGAACCTGTAGGAGCTTGTCAGGAAACGGTACCAGTCTACACAGCATTTGGTCAT gTGTTGGCAAAGAATAAATATCTATGTTTGGACCACTATGATGAAGCCATTTTTGACTTTCACTGTGTGAAGAATTTACCAAAACCCGGCACTGACTATTATACAATTTGTGGAACAAAATTCCCTAACCATGCTGAATATATTGCAGTTGTATGTGGTGTTTGTACATTTGGATTTTATTGGTTTTTCCAGATTATGACACAATCATACAGCCTTCCAAGAACAACACAAAAGAAAGTCAAAACCAATTAA
- the LOC134725911 gene encoding coiled-coil domain-containing protein 6-like isoform X1, which produces MADSASELESDTSSIDGGPTLKPPSPATLEQLQKRIESLQQENRVLKMELETYKLKCKTLQEDKKELQKASVNIQARAEQEEEFISNTLLKKIQCLKKEKESLAMNYEQEEEFLTNDLSRKLTQLRNEKVELEETLEKEQEYQVNKLMRKIEKLERETLSKQVTLEQLRREKVELENALEQEQESLVNKLWKRMDKLEAEKRLLQEKLDQPVTGPPSPRDMNNGDTAQNLTQHIENLRGEVNNLKDMLRRAQVEHEEKMAHYAQEEKHIREENLRLQRKLQLEMERRENLCRHLSESESSLEMDDERHFNEMTKQQDLSHGVRPRTVSSPIPYGSPNTARPISPGVNYPAFSPPSPMRRSTGSTSSTSSGTFHPPHHYPGTSPPVHSPMQKPRPSTEKFARPSSFPERNDKT; this is translated from the exons atggcGGACAGTGCGAGCGAGCTCGAAAGTGATACGAGCTCTATTGATGGGGGCCCTACGCTTAAACCACCATCTCCGGCAACATTAGAACAACTTCAGAAAAGAATAGAATCATTACAGCAAGAAAACAGAGTTTTAAAAATGGAGTTAGAAACATATAAACTGAAATGCAAGACGTTACAGGAGGACAAAAAAGAACTCCAGAAAGCCAGTGTCAACATT CAAGCCAGAGCTGAACAAGAGGAAGAATTCATTAGTAATACCTTACTAAAGAAGATACAATgtctgaaaaaggaaaaagagtCATTGGCTATGAATTATGAACAAGAAGAAGAATTCTTAACCAATGATTTGTCAAGAAAATTAACACAG CTTAGGAACGAAAAAGTAGAACTGGAGGAGACATTAGAAAAAGAACAAGAATATCAAGTTAACAAATTGATGAGGAAGATTGAAAAGTTAGAACGAGAAACATTGTCTAAACAAGTTACTCTTGAACAG ttAAGACGAGAAAAAGTGGAATTAGAAAATGCATTAGAACAAGAACAAGAGTCCCTAGTCAACAAGTTGTGGAAAAGAATGGACAAATTAGAAGCAGAGAAAAg ATTGCTTCAGGAAAAGTTAGACCAACCTGTGACTGGCCCTCCTTCCCCCCGTGATATGAACAATGGCGATACAGCACAGAATTTAACACAACATATAGAAAACCTGAGAGGAGAAGTCAATAATTTGAAAGACATGCTGCGGAGAGCACAAGTAGAac ATGAAGAAAAAATGGCACATTATGCTCAAGAAGAAAAACACATAAGGGAAGAAAATTTACGTCTACAAAGAAAATTACAATTGGAGATGGAAAGAAGAGAAAACCTTTGTCGTCACCTGTCTGAAAGTGAATCTAGTCTTGAAATGGATGATGAAAG GCATTTTAATGAAATGACAAAGCAGCAAGATTTAAGTCATGGTGTTAGACCTAGAACAGTATCAAGTCCTATCCCATATGGTTCTCCTAATACAGCCAGACCTATATCTCCAG GAGTGAATTATCCAGCGTTTAGTCCTCCAAGTCCCATGAGGAGGAGTACTGGTAGTACCAGCAGTACTAGTAGTGGAACATTTCACCCTCCCCACCATTACCCTGGAACGTCACCTCCTGTACATTCGCCCATGCAG aaaccaAGACCTAGTACTGAAAAATTTGCTAGACCAAGCAGTTTTCCAGAAAGAAATGATAAAACCTGA
- the LOC134725911 gene encoding coiled-coil domain-containing protein 6-like isoform X2, with product MADSASELESDTSSIDGGPTLKPPSPATLEQLQKRIESLQQENRVLKMELETYKLKCKTLQEDKKELQKASVNIQARAEQEEEFISNTLLKKIQCLKKEKESLAMNYEQEEEFLTNDLSRKLTQLRNEKVELEETLEKEQEYQVNKLMRKIEKLERETLSKQVTLEQLRREKVELENALEQEQESLVNKLWKRMDKLEAEKRLLQEKLDQPVTGPPSPRDMNNGDTAQNLTQHIENLRGEVNNLKDMLRRAQVEHEEKMAHYAQEEKHIREENLRLQRKLQLEMERRENLCRHLSESESSLEMDDERHFNEMTKQQDLSHGVRPRTVSSPIPYGSPNTARPISPETKT from the exons atggcGGACAGTGCGAGCGAGCTCGAAAGTGATACGAGCTCTATTGATGGGGGCCCTACGCTTAAACCACCATCTCCGGCAACATTAGAACAACTTCAGAAAAGAATAGAATCATTACAGCAAGAAAACAGAGTTTTAAAAATGGAGTTAGAAACATATAAACTGAAATGCAAGACGTTACAGGAGGACAAAAAAGAACTCCAGAAAGCCAGTGTCAACATT CAAGCCAGAGCTGAACAAGAGGAAGAATTCATTAGTAATACCTTACTAAAGAAGATACAATgtctgaaaaaggaaaaagagtCATTGGCTATGAATTATGAACAAGAAGAAGAATTCTTAACCAATGATTTGTCAAGAAAATTAACACAG CTTAGGAACGAAAAAGTAGAACTGGAGGAGACATTAGAAAAAGAACAAGAATATCAAGTTAACAAATTGATGAGGAAGATTGAAAAGTTAGAACGAGAAACATTGTCTAAACAAGTTACTCTTGAACAG ttAAGACGAGAAAAAGTGGAATTAGAAAATGCATTAGAACAAGAACAAGAGTCCCTAGTCAACAAGTTGTGGAAAAGAATGGACAAATTAGAAGCAGAGAAAAg ATTGCTTCAGGAAAAGTTAGACCAACCTGTGACTGGCCCTCCTTCCCCCCGTGATATGAACAATGGCGATACAGCACAGAATTTAACACAACATATAGAAAACCTGAGAGGAGAAGTCAATAATTTGAAAGACATGCTGCGGAGAGCACAAGTAGAac ATGAAGAAAAAATGGCACATTATGCTCAAGAAGAAAAACACATAAGGGAAGAAAATTTACGTCTACAAAGAAAATTACAATTGGAGATGGAAAGAAGAGAAAACCTTTGTCGTCACCTGTCTGAAAGTGAATCTAGTCTTGAAATGGATGATGAAAG GCATTTTAATGAAATGACAAAGCAGCAAGATTTAAGTCATGGTGTTAGACCTAGAACAGTATCAAGTCCTATCCCATATGGTTCTCCTAATACAGCCAGACCTATATCTCCAG aaaccaAGACCTAG